In the Mycolicibacter sp. MU0102 genome, one interval contains:
- a CDS encoding DUF1298 domain-containing protein has translation MTAIDAQFYWMSAKIPSDQFLLYAFAGVPADLDDAIAGVLDRARMIPDLTIRVADAGALRYPRWVPITEPSEDVAAIRVPGDSWAGCLDAVVRLTDDQLDVRVGPWRLHVFAPVHDIPGHRGAGTVLVLQVAHALADGGRASALAAWLFGRAAPVPGVQTPGRGLLPWRAVVAARAHRSRVEDTAAGRLPPPVGDRPPLATNNRPAGGRTVRTLVRQRTELRGPTVTVAVLSAVSAALSEYLDGPCDELGAEVPMAKTGERQAHNHFGNIPVGLYPLLGQDARCERIAADIAGGRLRGRHPASAAADRAFAATPAALLRWGVANFDPDARPERVTGNTVVSSVHRGAKDLRFGAAPVLLTAGFPALSPAMGLTHGVHGIGDTVVISVHAAESAVEDIEVYLRLLDAAL, from the coding sequence ATGACGGCGATCGACGCGCAGTTCTACTGGATGTCCGCGAAGATCCCCAGCGACCAGTTCCTGCTGTACGCCTTCGCCGGGGTGCCCGCCGACCTCGACGACGCGATCGCAGGCGTGCTCGACCGAGCCCGAATGATCCCGGACCTGACCATCCGGGTCGCCGACGCCGGTGCGCTGCGCTACCCGCGATGGGTGCCGATCACCGAGCCCAGCGAGGACGTAGCCGCGATCCGGGTCCCTGGTGACAGTTGGGCCGGTTGCCTGGATGCCGTCGTACGCCTGACCGACGACCAGCTCGACGTCCGAGTGGGGCCCTGGCGGTTGCACGTGTTCGCGCCGGTTCACGACATTCCCGGGCACCGCGGCGCGGGCACGGTGTTGGTGCTGCAGGTGGCGCACGCTCTCGCCGACGGTGGGCGGGCTTCGGCGTTGGCTGCCTGGCTGTTCGGCCGGGCCGCACCGGTGCCTGGGGTGCAAACACCGGGCCGCGGCCTCCTGCCGTGGCGTGCGGTTGTCGCGGCGCGGGCCCACCGCAGCCGGGTCGAGGACACTGCGGCGGGCCGCTTGCCGCCCCCAGTCGGTGACCGTCCGCCGTTGGCCACCAATAACCGGCCGGCCGGTGGCCGGACAGTGCGCACCCTGGTGCGGCAGCGCACCGAACTGCGCGGGCCGACGGTCACCGTGGCCGTGCTGTCAGCGGTGTCGGCGGCGCTGTCGGAATATCTCGACGGACCCTGCGATGAACTGGGCGCCGAAGTGCCGATGGCCAAAACCGGTGAACGCCAAGCCCACAACCACTTCGGCAATATTCCGGTCGGGCTGTACCCGCTCCTGGGCCAGGATGCCCGCTGCGAACGGATCGCCGCCGACATCGCCGGGGGCCGGCTGCGGGGCCGCCACCCGGCTTCGGCCGCGGCCGATCGGGCCTTCGCCGCGACGCCCGCGGCGCTGCTGCGCTGGGGGGTAGCCAATTTCGACCCCGACGCCCGGCCGGAGCGGGTCACCGGCAACACCGTGGTCTCCAGCGTGCACCGCGGCGCCAAAGACCTGCGTTTCGGTGCGGCGCCGGTACTGCTCACCGCGGGGTTCCCGGCGCTGTCCCCGGCGATGGGCCTGACCCACGGGGTGCACGGCATCGGCGACACCGTGGTGATCAGCGTGCATGCCGCCGAGTCGGCGGTCGAGGATATCGAGGTATATCTGCGATTGCTGGACGCCGCGTTGTAG
- the prpD gene encoding 2-methylcitrate dehydratase PrpD translates to MQLHDVKTRRSADDFPRSEHLAWKIAQVAADPVAVPDDTAAMVINRIIDNASVSAASVLRRPVTVARRQAQAHPSKPGAAVFGIEGTYSAEWAAWANGTAVRELDFHDTFLAAEYSHPGDNIPPLVAVAQQLGLSGADLIRGLATAYEIQVDLVKGICLHEHKIDHVAHLGPSVAAGIGTMLRLDTEVIYQAVGQALHLTTATRQSRKGLISSWKAYAPAWAGKVGIEAVDRAMRGEGAPAPIWEGEDGVIAWMLSGKDHTYQVPLPGPGEAKRAILDTYTKEYSAEYQSQALIDLAKRLRERVGDLSQVATIRLHTSHHTHYVIGTGSGDPQKFDPDASRETLDHSVMYIFAVALEDGSWHHVRSYSPERAHRPETIALWRKISTVEDPEWTRRYHSTDPNEKAFGARAEITLASGEVITDELAIADAHPLGARPFERKQYIGKFTELAEGIVTTAEQERFLAAAEGLAGLSGAQLGELNIVVEPAVLSQAPATPEGIFR, encoded by the coding sequence ATGCAGCTACACGACGTGAAAACCCGCCGCAGTGCCGATGACTTCCCCCGCTCCGAGCACCTCGCCTGGAAGATCGCGCAAGTGGCCGCCGACCCGGTGGCCGTTCCCGACGACACCGCGGCAATGGTGATCAACCGGATCATCGACAACGCGTCGGTCAGTGCGGCCTCGGTACTGCGTCGGCCGGTGACGGTGGCTCGCCGGCAGGCTCAGGCGCACCCGTCGAAGCCAGGTGCCGCGGTCTTCGGTATCGAGGGCACCTACTCCGCCGAGTGGGCCGCCTGGGCCAACGGCACCGCGGTGCGCGAACTGGACTTCCACGACACCTTCCTGGCCGCGGAGTACTCGCACCCCGGCGACAACATCCCGCCGCTGGTGGCGGTCGCCCAGCAGCTCGGCCTCTCCGGCGCCGACCTGATCCGCGGCCTGGCCACGGCCTACGAGATCCAGGTCGACCTGGTCAAGGGCATCTGCCTGCACGAGCACAAGATCGACCACGTCGCGCACCTCGGCCCGTCGGTGGCCGCCGGAATCGGCACCATGCTGCGGCTGGACACCGAGGTCATTTACCAGGCGGTCGGCCAGGCGCTGCACCTGACCACCGCCACCCGCCAGTCCCGCAAGGGCCTGATCTCCAGCTGGAAGGCCTACGCGCCGGCTTGGGCCGGCAAGGTCGGCATCGAGGCCGTGGACCGGGCGATGCGCGGTGAGGGTGCACCGGCTCCGATCTGGGAGGGCGAGGACGGCGTCATCGCCTGGATGCTGTCGGGCAAAGACCACACTTACCAGGTGCCGCTGCCCGGCCCCGGCGAGGCCAAGCGCGCCATCCTGGACACCTACACCAAGGAGTACTCCGCGGAATACCAGAGCCAGGCGCTGATCGACCTGGCCAAGCGGCTGCGGGAACGGGTCGGTGACCTGAGCCAGGTAGCCACGATCAGGTTGCACACCAGCCACCACACCCACTACGTGATCGGCACCGGCTCCGGCGACCCGCAGAAGTTCGACCCGGACGCCTCGCGGGAGACCCTCGACCACTCGGTGATGTACATCTTCGCCGTCGCGCTGGAGGACGGCAGCTGGCACCACGTGCGGTCGTACTCCCCGGAGCGTGCGCACCGTCCCGAGACCATCGCGTTGTGGCGCAAGATCTCCACCGTCGAGGACCCGGAGTGGACCCGGCGCTATCACTCGACCGACCCGAATGAGAAGGCCTTCGGAGCGCGCGCCGAGATCACCCTGGCCAGTGGGGAAGTCATCACCGACGAGCTCGCGATCGCCGATGCGCACCCGCTGGGGGCGCGGCCGTTCGAACGCAAGCAGTACATCGGCAAGTTCACCGAACTCGCCGAGGGCATCGTGACCACGGCCGAGCAGGAGCGGTTCCTGGCCGCCGCAGAAGGTCTGGCAGGGCTTTCCGGTGCTCAGCTCGGCGAACTCAACATCGTCGTCGAGCCCGCGGTGCTGAGCCAGGCGCCGGCGACTCCTGAGGGGATCTTCCGGTGA
- a CDS encoding bifunctional 2-methylcitrate synthase/citrate synthase: MTIAPSDAASAPEIRKGLAGVVVDTTSISKVVPETNSLTYRGYPVQDLAAHCSFEQVAYLLWHGELPTDAELALFCQRERAARRADRSLLSLVEKLPENCHPMDVVRTAISYLGAEDAEEDDPSESANFAKALRMFAVLPTIVAADMRRRRGLDPIGPHSHLGYSENFLRMCFGEVPEPVIVQAFEQSMTLYAEHSFNASTFAARVVTSTQSDIYSAVTAAIGALKGSLHGGANEAVMHDMIEIGEPANAAEWLHGKLSRKDKVMGFGHRVYKHGDSRVPTMKAALERVVAARGGQRWLDIYQILEAEMFAATAIKPNLDFPTGPAYYLMGFDIPMFTPLFVMSRITGWTAHIIEQTASNALIRPLSAYSGSPQRVVGAI, from the coding sequence ATGACGATCGCCCCCTCCGACGCCGCCTCAGCGCCGGAAATCCGTAAAGGACTCGCAGGCGTCGTTGTCGACACCACGTCGATCTCCAAAGTGGTGCCGGAGACCAACTCGCTGACCTACCGCGGCTATCCCGTGCAGGACCTGGCCGCGCACTGCAGCTTCGAGCAGGTCGCTTACCTGCTCTGGCACGGTGAGCTGCCGACCGACGCCGAACTGGCACTGTTCTGCCAGCGCGAGCGGGCGGCCCGGCGGGCGGACCGGTCGCTGCTGTCGCTGGTGGAAAAGCTCCCGGAGAACTGCCACCCGATGGACGTGGTGCGCACTGCGATCAGCTACCTGGGTGCCGAGGACGCCGAAGAGGACGATCCGTCCGAGTCGGCGAACTTCGCCAAGGCGCTGCGGATGTTCGCGGTGCTGCCGACGATCGTGGCCGCGGACATGCGCCGCCGGCGCGGGCTGGACCCGATCGGGCCGCACAGCCACCTCGGCTACTCGGAGAACTTCCTGCGGATGTGCTTCGGTGAGGTGCCCGAGCCGGTGATCGTGCAGGCATTCGAGCAGTCCATGACCCTCTACGCCGAGCACAGCTTCAACGCGTCCACCTTCGCCGCGCGGGTGGTCACCTCCACCCAGTCCGACATCTACAGCGCGGTCACCGCGGCCATCGGCGCGCTCAAGGGCTCGCTGCACGGCGGGGCCAACGAGGCGGTCATGCACGACATGATCGAGATCGGTGAGCCGGCCAACGCCGCAGAGTGGCTACACGGCAAGCTGTCTCGCAAGGACAAGGTGATGGGCTTCGGGCACCGGGTGTACAAGCACGGTGACTCCCGGGTGCCGACCATGAAGGCGGCGCTGGAGCGGGTGGTGGCGGCCCGCGGCGGCCAGCGCTGGTTGGACATCTACCAGATCCTGGAGGCCGAGATGTTCGCCGCCACCGCGATCAAGCCCAACCTGGACTTCCCGACCGGTCCGGCCTACTACCTGATGGGCTTCGACATCCCGATGTTCACCCCGCTGTTCGTGATGAGCCGCATCACCGGGTGGACCGCGCACATCATCGAGCAGACCGCGTCCAACGCGCTGATCCGTCCGCTGAGTGCCTATTCGGGAAGTCCGCAGCGCGTCGTCGGCGCGATCTGA
- a CDS encoding short-chain fatty acyl-CoA regulator family protein, with translation MAPTTTRTFAGARLRRLREDRGLTQVALARALNLSTSYVNQLENDQRPITVPVLLALTDRFSLPAQYFSGDADARLVADLRDMFTATAGEHAASDSQIEELVARMPDIGNSLLTMHRQLRGATEELESYRSQISGDSTQSVARPMPFEEVRDFFYDRNNYIGELDNAAEKLFVESGMRFGGLDIQLSTLMAERFDITVAIVDDLPAGTKRVFDPATRVLRIAHWLLAGQRAFQIATQLALLTQQELMSEIVAQDQSLSPESRGVAKIGLANYFAGAFLLPYRQFQRSATDLRYDIDLLGRRFEVGFETVCHRLSTLQQPGRRGVPFIFVRTDKAGNISKRQSATAFHFSRVGGSCPLWVVHDAFSQPGRIVTQVAQMPDGRKYFWIATTTPPEGRGYLGQHKTFAVGLGCDLAHADKLVYSTGVALGDAATVVPIGAGCKICEREACPQRAFPYLGRRVVVDENAGSGLPYSPVVSTAPGR, from the coding sequence ATGGCACCCACCACCACTCGGACGTTCGCCGGGGCGCGGCTGCGACGCCTGCGTGAGGATCGCGGCCTGACCCAAGTGGCACTGGCACGCGCCCTGAACCTGTCGACCAGCTATGTCAACCAGCTCGAGAACGACCAGCGGCCGATCACCGTACCGGTGCTGCTCGCGCTCACCGACCGGTTCAGCTTGCCCGCGCAGTATTTCTCCGGGGACGCCGATGCCCGACTGGTGGCCGACCTGCGCGACATGTTCACCGCAACGGCCGGCGAACATGCCGCCAGTGACAGTCAGATCGAGGAACTCGTCGCACGCATGCCCGACATCGGCAACAGCCTGCTGACCATGCATCGCCAGCTACGCGGGGCCACCGAGGAATTGGAGTCCTACCGGTCACAGATCTCCGGTGACTCGACCCAGTCAGTGGCCCGGCCCATGCCGTTCGAGGAAGTCCGCGACTTCTTCTACGACCGCAACAACTACATCGGCGAACTCGACAATGCCGCCGAGAAGCTGTTCGTCGAGAGCGGGATGCGCTTCGGCGGCTTAGACATTCAGCTGTCGACGCTGATGGCCGAGCGATTCGACATCACCGTGGCGATCGTCGACGACCTGCCCGCGGGAACCAAGCGGGTCTTCGACCCGGCGACTCGGGTGCTGCGCATCGCGCATTGGTTGCTGGCCGGTCAGCGGGCCTTCCAAATCGCCACCCAGCTGGCACTGCTGACCCAACAGGAGTTGATGTCGGAGATCGTGGCGCAAGACCAGTCGTTGAGCCCGGAATCCCGCGGTGTCGCCAAGATCGGGTTGGCCAACTACTTCGCGGGAGCGTTCCTGTTGCCGTATCGGCAGTTTCAGCGTTCCGCCACCGACCTGCGCTACGACATCGATCTGTTGGGACGCCGCTTCGAGGTCGGCTTTGAGACGGTGTGCCATCGCCTGTCGACCCTGCAGCAGCCCGGACGTCGCGGGGTGCCGTTCATCTTTGTGCGTACCGACAAGGCGGGAAACATCTCAAAGCGCCAGTCAGCCACTGCGTTTCACTTCAGCCGGGTCGGTGGCAGCTGTCCGCTGTGGGTGGTGCACGACGCGTTCAGCCAACCGGGCCGGATCGTCACCCAGGTGGCACAGATGCCCGACGGCCGCAAATACTTCTGGATCGCCACCACCACGCCGCCCGAGGGGCGCGGCTATCTGGGCCAGCACAAGACTTTCGCCGTCGGCTTGGGTTGCGACCTGGCGCACGCCGACAAGCTGGTGTACTCCACCGGCGTGGCCCTGGGTGACGCTGCCACCGTGGTGCCGATCGGGGCGGGTTGCAAGATCTGCGAACGCGAGGCGTGCCCGCAGCGCGCGTTCCCCTATCTGGGACGGCGGGTGGTCGTCGACGAGAACGCCGGCAGCGGGCTGCCCTACTCGCCGGTCGTGTCGACTGCACCCGGACGGTAG
- a CDS encoding alpha/beta fold hydrolase → MRTAQTVEYDGVGGVTLVADEWNRGATEAAEHPTIVMLHGGGQNRHSWHKTGQILADRGYHVVALDTRGHGDSDRAPNADYAIETLTADAVAVIDAIGRPVALIGASMGGLTGILVADEAGPQRVTKLVLVDVVPRYEKDGSARIRDFMFSHIDGFDSLEQAADAVAAYLPHRAKPRSPEGLKKNLRFRDGRWYWHWDPALMTKPGDDPALRTEKIEAAAIGLQIPILLIRGKLSDVVSAEGVADFLSKVPGARLVELSDAGHTAAGDDNDAFSAAVVEFVSG, encoded by the coding sequence ATGCGCACAGCCCAGACCGTCGAGTACGACGGCGTCGGCGGAGTAACGCTGGTCGCCGACGAGTGGAACCGGGGCGCCACCGAAGCCGCCGAACATCCGACGATCGTGATGCTGCACGGCGGCGGACAGAATCGGCACTCCTGGCACAAGACCGGCCAGATCCTGGCCGATCGCGGCTATCACGTCGTCGCACTCGACACCCGCGGCCACGGCGACAGCGACCGCGCACCCAACGCCGACTACGCCATCGAGACGCTCACCGCCGACGCCGTCGCGGTGATCGATGCGATCGGCCGGCCGGTGGCACTGATCGGGGCCAGCATGGGCGGACTGACCGGCATCCTGGTGGCCGATGAGGCCGGGCCGCAGCGGGTGACCAAGCTGGTGTTGGTCGACGTGGTGCCGCGGTACGAGAAGGACGGCAGCGCCCGGATCCGCGACTTCATGTTCAGCCACATCGACGGTTTCGACTCCCTGGAGCAGGCCGCCGACGCGGTGGCCGCCTACCTGCCGCACCGGGCCAAGCCCCGCAGTCCGGAGGGATTGAAGAAGAATCTGCGGTTCCGCGACGGCCGCTGGTACTGGCACTGGGATCCGGCGCTGATGACCAAACCCGGCGACGACCCGGCGTTGCGCACCGAGAAGATCGAGGCCGCCGCCATCGGGCTGCAGATCCCGATCCTGCTGATCCGCGGCAAGCTGTCCGACGTGGTCAGCGCCGAGGGTGTCGCGGACTTCCTCTCCAAGGTGCCCGGTGCGCGCCTCGTCGAGTTGTCCGACGCCGGGCACACCGCGGCCGGTGACGACAACGACGCCTTCAGCGCAGCCGTCGTCGAGTTCGTGTCCGGCTGA
- a CDS encoding adenylate/guanylate cyclase domain-containing protein codes for MFGIGWLTPTLLAAGVLAAVAVAEAVALAVLTRQLRTTQAEIEALRGRVDTRNLLLAGGREAVKTVWQTANLVRKQGFGAAVRSSIEDLADWAEVERPDLARLTPNGHVVVLFTDIEGSTALNERIGDRAWVKLIARHDEMVQRLVTQHSGHVVKSQGDGFMIAFAQPDQAVRCAIGIQHALASRRGRKPQHPIRVRIGVHMGRSVRRGDDLFGRNVAMAARVAAAAEGGQILISGPVRDAVKECDDITVGAGRDAELKGFAGTHRLYAVEVTTE; via the coding sequence ATGTTCGGGATCGGATGGCTGACGCCGACGCTGCTGGCGGCCGGTGTGCTGGCCGCGGTCGCGGTCGCCGAGGCCGTCGCCCTGGCGGTGTTGACCCGACAGCTGCGGACGACCCAAGCCGAGATCGAGGCGCTACGCGGCCGGGTCGACACCCGCAACCTGTTGCTGGCCGGCGGACGTGAGGCCGTCAAGACGGTGTGGCAGACCGCGAACCTGGTGCGCAAGCAGGGGTTTGGTGCGGCCGTGCGCAGTTCGATCGAAGACCTCGCCGACTGGGCGGAGGTGGAACGCCCCGATCTGGCCCGCCTGACCCCGAACGGGCATGTGGTGGTGCTGTTCACCGACATCGAGGGGTCCACCGCGCTCAACGAACGGATCGGCGATCGCGCCTGGGTGAAGCTGATCGCCCGGCACGACGAGATGGTGCAGCGGCTGGTCACCCAGCACTCCGGGCATGTGGTCAAGAGCCAAGGCGACGGCTTCATGATCGCCTTCGCCCAACCCGACCAGGCGGTGCGCTGCGCCATCGGCATCCAGCACGCGCTGGCTTCGCGACGCGGACGCAAACCGCAGCACCCGATCCGGGTCCGGATCGGGGTGCACATGGGCCGCTCGGTGCGCCGCGGTGATGACTTGTTCGGACGCAATGTCGCGATGGCCGCGCGGGTGGCCGCGGCCGCCGAGGGCGGCCAGATCCTGATCAGTGGACCGGTGCGCGACGCCGTCAAGGAATGCGACGACATCACCGTCGGTGCGGGCCGCGACGCCGAGCTGAAGGGCTTCGCCGGCACCCACCGCCTCTATGCCGTCGAGGTCACCACGGAGTAG
- a CDS encoding alpha/beta fold hydrolase — protein sequence MTEPRWIDVSTPGVALKALSWGTPGDPVALCLHGFPDTAYGWRRLAPRLVAAGWHVVAPFMRGYAPSSIPSDGSYHIGALMDDALRVHAAVGATGRDVVIGHDWGAMAATGLAALPDSPFTKAVIMSVPPPASLRAVRGADRLTLASRVPAQLLRSWYISYFQLPWLPDRSASWVLPLLWRRWSPGYSAEEDLRHVDAAIGTPEGWRAALGPYRALRSLRAPDRYADLHRHWLQLPRLQTLYLHGRTDGCMSPGLAQWVQPALPAGSAVAIVENAGHFLQLEQPDEIADRVLQFLA from the coding sequence ATGACTGAACCGCGGTGGATCGACGTGTCTACGCCCGGAGTCGCGCTCAAGGCACTGAGTTGGGGGACACCGGGTGACCCGGTGGCGTTGTGCCTGCACGGGTTTCCCGACACCGCCTACGGATGGCGCCGGCTGGCGCCGCGCCTGGTCGCGGCCGGCTGGCATGTGGTGGCACCGTTCATGCGGGGCTACGCGCCGTCGTCGATTCCCTCTGACGGCAGCTACCACATCGGCGCTCTGATGGACGACGCGCTGCGCGTGCACGCCGCCGTCGGCGCGACCGGTCGCGACGTGGTGATCGGTCATGACTGGGGCGCGATGGCCGCCACCGGCCTGGCTGCGCTGCCGGACAGTCCGTTCACCAAGGCGGTGATCATGTCGGTGCCGCCGCCGGCATCGCTGCGCGCGGTCCGCGGGGCCGACCGACTGACCCTGGCCAGCCGCGTTCCGGCGCAACTGCTGCGCAGCTGGTACATCAGCTACTTCCAACTGCCGTGGCTGCCGGACCGATCCGCCTCGTGGGTACTGCCGCTGTTGTGGCGGCGGTGGTCGCCGGGGTACTCGGCCGAAGAGGATTTGCGGCACGTCGATGCGGCCATCGGAACGCCGGAGGGCTGGCGCGCAGCACTCGGTCCCTACCGGGCGCTGCGTAGTCTGCGGGCTCCCGATCGCTACGCCGATCTGCACCGCCACTGGCTGCAGCTCCCACGGTTGCAGACCCTGTACCTGCACGGGCGTACCGATGGCTGCATGTCGCCGGGGTTGGCGCAGTGGGTGCAGCCGGCGTTGCCTGCGGGCAGTGCGGTGGCCATCGTCGAGAACGCCGGCCACTTCCTGCAACTCGAACAGCCCGACGAGATCGCCGATCGGGTGCTGCAATTCTTGGCCTGA
- the prpB gene encoding methylisocitrate lyase → MSGLLGAAAVPADKRADFRAGLQSGRLQRFPGAFSPLVAKLVAEIGFEGVYVSGAVLSADLGLPDIGLTTLTEVAGRGAQIAAATDLPTFIDADTGFGEPMSAARTITALEDAGLAGCHLEDQVNPKRCGHLDGKAVVPASEMVKRLRAAVAARRDPNFIICARTDAAGIEGLSAAIDRAKAYADAGADLIFTEALSGPADFEQFRAAVDVPLLANMTEFGKSELLTAAQLTDLGYNAVIYPVTTLRLAMFAVEVGLREIDTAGTQSGLLDQMQHRSRLYELLRYAEYSQFDDDIFNFTLGASQ, encoded by the coding sequence GTGAGTGGGCTGCTCGGGGCCGCCGCGGTCCCGGCAGACAAGCGGGCAGACTTTCGGGCCGGACTGCAATCCGGTCGGCTGCAACGGTTCCCGGGGGCGTTCTCGCCCCTGGTCGCCAAACTGGTTGCCGAGATCGGCTTCGAGGGCGTCTACGTCTCCGGCGCGGTGCTCTCGGCCGATCTGGGGCTGCCGGACATCGGGCTGACCACGCTGACCGAGGTGGCCGGGCGCGGCGCGCAGATCGCGGCCGCCACCGATCTACCGACCTTCATCGACGCCGACACCGGCTTCGGCGAGCCGATGAGTGCCGCCCGCACCATCACGGCGCTCGAAGACGCCGGGCTGGCCGGCTGTCACCTCGAGGATCAGGTCAACCCCAAGCGGTGCGGGCACCTCGACGGCAAAGCCGTGGTGCCGGCAAGCGAGATGGTCAAGCGCCTGCGGGCCGCGGTCGCCGCGCGCCGGGACCCGAACTTCATCATCTGCGCCCGCACCGATGCCGCGGGCATCGAAGGGCTTTCGGCCGCGATCGACCGGGCCAAGGCCTACGCCGACGCCGGAGCGGACCTGATCTTCACCGAAGCTCTAAGCGGGCCAGCCGATTTCGAACAGTTCCGAGCCGCAGTGGATGTTCCGCTGCTGGCCAACATGACCGAGTTCGGCAAATCGGAGCTGCTCACCGCCGCTCAACTGACCGACCTCGGCTACAACGCCGTCATCTATCCCGTCACCACCCTGCGGCTGGCCATGTTCGCCGTCGAAGTAGGGCTGCGGGAGATCGACACAGCCGGAACGCAATCCGGTCTTCTGGACCAGATGCAGCACCGCAGTCGGCTCTACGAGTTGCTGCGATACGCCGAGTACAGCCAGTTCGACGACGACATCTTCAACTTCACGTTAGGAGCGTCCCAATGA
- a CDS encoding DoxX family protein has product MVTAADVALLLLRLVLGLTMAAHGFNKFFGGGRIPGTAGWFESIGMKYGKFQAVTAATAEIAAGLGLAVGLLTPIAAAGFVALMAVAVWTVHRANGFFVLTNGWEYNLVLATGAVVVAMLGPGYLSVDHQMFCHCWKNGWPGLWISLGLGLAGAIGQLALFYRPGAVDTTGE; this is encoded by the coding sequence ATGGTCACTGCTGCTGATGTCGCATTGCTGCTCCTGCGTCTGGTTCTCGGTCTGACTATGGCGGCGCACGGATTCAACAAGTTCTTCGGCGGAGGCCGAATCCCCGGCACCGCGGGCTGGTTCGAAAGCATCGGGATGAAGTACGGCAAGTTCCAGGCGGTGACGGCGGCGACCGCGGAGATCGCCGCCGGGCTGGGGCTGGCGGTGGGGCTGCTGACCCCGATCGCCGCCGCCGGATTCGTGGCCCTGATGGCGGTGGCGGTGTGGACCGTGCACCGCGCGAACGGCTTCTTCGTGCTGACCAACGGCTGGGAGTACAACCTGGTGCTGGCCACCGGCGCCGTCGTGGTGGCCATGCTCGGGCCGGGCTATCTCAGCGTGGACCACCAGATGTTCTGCCATTGCTGGAAGAACGGCTGGCCGGGCCTGTGGATCTCGCTCGGCCTTGGGCTGGCGGGCGCCATCGGCCAGCTGGCGCTGTTCTACCGTCCGGGTGCAGTCGACACGACCGGCGAGTAG
- a CDS encoding acyl-CoA dehydrogenase family protein, with protein MSQLFPDYRPLWETDQHRELRKHAAEFLRKEATPHQERWVAQHGVDREFWNKAGDAGLLGLDLPEEFGGAGGDYAMHSVVQEELVYAHDQCFGFSVHSPIVAHYLYAYGNDEQRKRWLPKVISGEAVLAIAMTEPGTGSDLQSVRTTAVRDGDHYVINGSKTFISNGTHCDLLVIVAKTDPSQGAAGVSLVVAETNGLAGFERGRVLQKIGQHGQDTRELFFTDMRVPVANLLGEKEGLGFYQLMDQLARERLIIGTLCAALAEAAVLEAIRYSKEREAFGRPIGNFQHTKFVLAECKTDTLAIKTLVDYAISQYVGGKNDPMTASMAKLFAAEKSDQVVDKCLQIFGGYGYMAEYPIANMYTGSRVNRIYGGTSEIMKEIISRSL; from the coding sequence ATGTCGCAACTGTTCCCCGATTACCGCCCGCTCTGGGAGACCGACCAGCACCGCGAACTGCGCAAGCACGCCGCGGAGTTCCTGCGCAAGGAGGCCACCCCGCACCAGGAGCGCTGGGTCGCCCAACACGGTGTGGACCGCGAATTCTGGAACAAGGCCGGTGACGCCGGGCTGCTGGGACTGGATCTGCCCGAGGAGTTCGGCGGAGCCGGCGGCGACTACGCCATGCACTCGGTGGTCCAGGAAGAACTGGTCTACGCCCACGACCAGTGCTTCGGCTTCTCGGTGCATTCGCCGATCGTGGCGCACTACCTGTACGCCTACGGCAACGACGAGCAACGCAAACGCTGGCTGCCCAAGGTCATCAGCGGTGAGGCGGTGCTGGCCATCGCGATGACCGAGCCGGGCACCGGCTCGGATCTGCAGTCGGTGCGCACCACCGCGGTGCGCGACGGCGACCACTACGTCATCAACGGCTCGAAGACGTTCATCTCCAACGGGACCCACTGCGATCTGCTGGTGATCGTCGCCAAGACCGACCCGTCCCAGGGGGCGGCCGGGGTGTCGCTGGTCGTCGCCGAGACCAACGGACTGGCCGGCTTCGAACGTGGCCGGGTGCTGCAGAAGATCGGACAGCATGGCCAGGACACCCGAGAGTTGTTCTTCACCGACATGCGGGTGCCGGTCGCCAACCTGCTCGGGGAGAAGGAAGGCCTGGGCTTCTACCAGCTGATGGACCAGCTGGCCCGCGAGCGGCTCATCATCGGGACGCTGTGCGCGGCACTGGCCGAGGCCGCCGTGCTGGAGGCCATCCGCTACTCCAAGGAACGCGAGGCGTTCGGCCGGCCGATCGGCAACTTTCAGCACACCAAATTCGTGCTGGCCGAATGCAAGACGGACACGCTCGCGATCAAAACCCTGGTCGACTACGCGATCAGCCAGTACGTCGGCGGCAAGAACGATCCGATGACCGCCTCGATGGCCAAACTGTTCGCCGCGGAGAAATCCGATCAGGTGGTCGACAAGTGCCTGCAGATCTTCGGCGGCTACGGCTACATGGCCGAATACCCGATCGCCAACATGTACACCGGTTCGCGGGTGAACCGGATCTACGGCGGCACCAGCGAGATCATGAAGGAGATCATCAGCCGATCGCTGTGA